AAGGATTTACTTCCAACCGGCCTCACAAATGGGACGACGCATCAGGTCATTATCTCGAATGCACAGGATCTGGTTGGCAACACGATGTCGTTGTACCAAGGTACCTTTAACTACACCATTCCAGTCGCACAAGCACCTTCGGTCACGTCACTTTCTGCCACGGGCGAAGCCGTTTTGACAGTTACATTCAACGAACCTGTGAACTACACGAAGGACGCCAATGCTTCCACGTTGGCTTCAGACCTAGGTTTGACGGTCACGAAGAGCGGAAGCGCTGTGGCTCCTTCAAACATTACAACATCGGACGGTCAAACCTTCGTGATCACATTGCCTAACTCCGTGTTCAGCGGTGGGAATACGACAGCAGCGTTGAATGTCACGTTCAAAGGATTTAAAGATGTGCTGGATCACATCGGCAACCAGTACAGTCAAGATGTTACCCTTAGTGAGGATACGACTGCACCGGCTTTGGTCAGTGCGCAATACGACACAGCCAAGTCCGAAGCGGTGGTCAACTTCAACAAGGCGTTGCTTGCAGCATCCGGATTGAAGGGCCACATCACCGTCATTGACAACAAAACAGGTGCACCCGTCACCACGTTTTCCGTCAATAACGTCAGCAAGGATGACACATCTGTTGACATCACGGGACTTGCGCAAGGTTCCTACTCGATCACGTTCGCAGCCGACACGGTGAAGTCTGACACGATTGCCCAAAAGGGGAACGAGTCATTTACGACCCAAGTGACGGTCCCAGCCTCTACGACTCCGCCGACCATCAACACCGCAGATGTAGCCGTGAATAAAGACAACAGTCAGACCATCACGTTGACATTCTCCGAAGCGGTCCGTGGTGGGGCAGCAGCCGGATCGGCCTCGGCTACAAACCCGGCCAACTATCTGCTAAATCAACATGCGTTGCCACAGGGCACAACGATTACGATGAATAGCAGTGATACGGCTACCGGCACGGTTACGGTGACAACTTCCGACACCCCGAAGACCGCAGATGCAGCGGGCAACACGTTAGTCGGTGGTACTACGGTAACTGCAACACGGTAAGGGAAACCAGTTATTAAATCCGGGGACCTTTGGAATTCCTGGGAATAGGTATAAAGCTGACTTCGCTCGCAGCTCTTGGCGCTATTCAAGAGTGCGGTGCGAAGTCTCTTTTTTCTTGATCGTTTAGTTGAACTGTATAGAGTTGGCGGACCATATTCGAATTCCAGCCTTGTTATTTACGAGTGTTGACAGAATTTATTATTTTGTTCAGGTCTCTCTGAATTTCGTCTAGCTTGCGGGATATGTCCTTCAGTTGGCGAGTCCTCTCTTTATTCTTCTTTACAAGTACAATAACGCCGCCTATTACGACCAACAGAACTAACACCGGTATGTAAGAAAACAGAATCGTTCCAACGTAAAACACGACAATCATCCTCCTCGAGGACCCAATTGATGCGTGAGTTTGCATTCTATTGTAACAAACACACCTTCAATGGCGTCACAAGACGTGGAGGCCTCTATCGCGTACAGGTGGTACTGTGAAAATTCACCGTATCAATCTTAAAAAACTTAGGTTATGATTTTAGTGAAAGGGTGAACAACGCTTGAGTCAGTTGAGGAAATTTGTTAGTTGGGTTCTTCCAATTGTGATCGGTGTTGTTGTTGCACTGGGTATAAAAACATGTGTTGTTCAAGCAAATGTAGTTCCCTCTTCCTCTATGTATCCCACAATTCCAGGGGTAAGCCCGTCGAATTTTGCTCTGATTTTAGACAATAAGATGGCGACTGAGTTTGGTCAACAGATTTATCGGGGAGAAGTCGTTGTGTTTCATTTCCCAGATGATCCATCCAAGCTGT
This is a stretch of genomic DNA from Alicyclobacillus dauci. It encodes these proteins:
- a CDS encoding Ig-like domain-containing protein → MKNVTPVDAKHVVVNFTRPVDKTSASLTSNYSLSGDAAITSATVSADGQSVTLTLGTALSNDKGFALTISKGLKDTAGDTLASDTDSVTGFYFADHTAPTIASISAAANGDLKVQYSEPLSEGVTPTIVIDGSKVDSGISVSGNTVTVSKDLLPTGLTNGTTHQVIISNAQDLVGNTMSLYQGTFNYTIPVAQAPSVTSLSATGEAVLTVTFNEPVNYTKDANASTLASDLGLTVTKSGSAVAPSNITTSDGQTFVITLPNSVFSGGNTTAALNVTFKGFKDVLDHIGNQYSQDVTLSEDTTAPALVSAQYDTAKSEAVVNFNKALLAASGLKGHITVIDNKTGAPVTTFSVNNVSKDDTSVDITGLAQGSYSITFAADTVKSDTIAQKGNESFTTQVTVPASTTPPTINTADVAVNKDNSQTITLTFSEAVRGGAAAGSASATNPANYLLNQHALPQGTTITMNSSDTATGTVTVTTSDTPKTADAAGNTLVGGTTVTATR